Proteins found in one Corynebacterium sanguinis genomic segment:
- a CDS encoding Fpg/Nei family DNA glycosylase: protein MPEGHVIHRLAAHLNSGFRGGPLSVSSPQGRFDASPIDASSLTLAEAHGKHLFICFSTGHIVYIHLGLIGSLRFEPARDVWGQIRLRIVAGDVAANLRGPQFCRYVSPAEMQAILDRTGEDPLRDDASPDALFARVGASKRTIGSLMMDQKLFAGVGNIYRAEALFRQGVSPFVPGCQLAREDFDAVWADLVSLMRYGVEHGRIDTVRDEHTPEAMGRDPRKDDHGGEVYVYRRTGEPCFVCGEPIAVRKVEGRNLFWCPKCQG from the coding sequence ATGCCCGAAGGCCACGTCATACACCGGCTCGCCGCGCACCTGAACTCCGGGTTCCGCGGCGGGCCGCTGTCTGTGTCCTCCCCGCAGGGCCGCTTCGATGCCTCGCCTATCGACGCCTCCTCGCTCACCCTGGCCGAAGCCCACGGCAAGCACCTGTTTATCTGCTTCTCGACCGGGCACATTGTCTACATTCACCTGGGCCTGATCGGCAGCTTGCGCTTCGAGCCGGCGCGTGACGTGTGGGGCCAGATCCGCCTGCGCATCGTCGCAGGCGACGTGGCCGCGAACCTTCGCGGACCACAATTTTGCCGCTACGTCTCCCCCGCCGAAATGCAGGCAATCCTCGATCGCACAGGAGAGGACCCGCTGCGTGACGACGCCTCACCCGACGCCCTATTCGCACGCGTGGGGGCGTCGAAACGCACGATTGGCTCGCTCATGATGGACCAAAAGCTCTTCGCCGGTGTGGGCAACATCTACCGCGCCGAGGCCCTCTTCCGCCAGGGCGTCTCCCCCTTTGTGCCGGGATGTCAGCTGGCCCGCGAGGACTTCGACGCGGTCTGGGCGGATCTGGTTTCGCTGATGCGCTACGGCGTCGAGCATGGCCGGATCGATACCGTGCGCGACGAACATACCCCCGAAGCGATGGGGCGCGACCCGCGCAAGGACGACCACGGCGGGGAAGTGTACGTCTACCGACGCACGGGCGAGCCCTGTTTTGTGTGCGGCGAGCCGATCGCGGTGCGCAAAGTGGAGGGGCGCAACCTGTTCTGGTGCCCCAAATGCCAGGGGTAG